The following is a genomic window from Oncorhynchus kisutch isolate 150728-3 linkage group LG6, Okis_V2, whole genome shotgun sequence.
ctagttgggggggggggggggggggggggggtagtgttgAGCACCTTGTAAGGCTGAATGCAAGGGTACACAAGCTAATATATTTGATGGAGCAGGACTGAATGTGTACTGCCATGTCAATCCTGTCCCCCTCATGCGCTATTTCAGAACTCCATCCGGCACAACCTGTCTCTGAACAAGTGTTTCATCAAGGTTCCGCGGCAGAAGGATGAGCCAGGGAAGGGGGGCTTCTGGAAGATTGATCCCCAGTACGCAGAGCGCCTCCTCAACGGGGCCTACAAGAAGAGGCGGATGCCCCCTGTCCAGATCAACCCTGCCCTGCAGAACAGGCTTAGGGCCAACCCCCAGCCCCTGCCCAGGGGCCTCTGTAACTCCACAGGCAGCCAGAGTGGGCTATGTGTCAATCCAGAGGCTCAGCAGCTCCTCAGAGAGTTTGAAGAGGCCACTGGAGccgaccagaactgggacccctgTCTGGCCGAAGGCACCATGCTGGGGGCATGGCCCATAAGAAAGGGAGGCCCTGGACACAAGAGGAAACACCCACTGGGCTCCAGGACTGCCATGGTCAAAGTCCCCCGGCACTCCAGCTCTCCTTTGCTGTCTTTGGAGGAGTATAGGGAACTGGGCTCCCTGAAGGGGAACTTTGACTGGGACGCCCTCCTGGATTCTGCACTGAGTGGGGAGCTGAGTCTGGACGGAGGAGGTCCACTGAGCCCCATCCCCCAGGAGGAGGACCTGATGGTGCGGGGCACCCACATCTGCCCCCTTGAGGCCCCAGCGGGGACAGCAGGCAGCAGCCACGTGCTGGCGGAGACCCAGAGGAGCAGCGGAGCAGACTTTGAGGAGACGTTCCTGGCCACAGCATTCCTGCAGAGCCCCTGGccagaggaagaggagcagggaTCTACCAACTTCCTGTGCAGCTCCACAGTCAACCTGGAGCAGCTCTTTGACCTGGGAGATTCCCTCGGTGGTGACCTCAGCAGTAAGATAGAGTATCTTCTCTAAAGACATGTTCACCAATTCTTTGGCCTTCAAGACTCTTTGACTATACTGTGATGATGACACTACTAGattattgtttaaaaaaagagGCACCACATGAACTAAATGGACCTTTTACACATGCATGTGTTTAAGATTTCTAGATGATGTTTTTTGAAATTGGTACAATAATGGATGACATCATTAATGCCTACAGAGCAAAAATGCCACAATGAACTGCAGTATTCCAAACGATTACTGGACAAAAACTATATCAAACCTACTGTTGGGACCATGACATTGGATAATAGACATTATCAATAAGACTTTGCTCACAGAGAAACAAAATATTCCTGTCTCAGGACAGGAAAACCACCAATATGTCTTTGTTTACATTCTGAATATATATGTGGTATTGAATGGATTGCAGGTTGACGTGGATAGAGGAATTGTCATGCAGGCAGAAGGTGAGCAACAGAACATTGGAATCAACATTTtagaaatgtaatttttttttagcATTAGATGAAATTACAAAGTAAGACTTTACAGTGACTGTACTCTTTGAAAGTTATGGACAGTTTCGAGATGCAAGGCCAATAGCTAATGATGAGTTGAGGTGTTGTACCTGACAGTGATGCAACGTTTTAGCTGCTTAAGAATAGGTGGTTTAGCATGCTGAATATTTCATAAAGGTTTAGATGAATCCACCTCACAGGGAATACTATTATTTGTTGTGAAGATCTCTTATTATTGTTTAGGAATTAAAATGATCACAATGCTGATGCATACTAAAATCCCAG
Proteins encoded in this region:
- the LOC109898683 gene encoding forkhead box protein J1-A; protein product: MLSLSCADPWPEGSVGLEEEVVTAAAHSEELDLDGSSASAGSSSTGGSDNLDDSLTSLQWLQEFSIVNANGPQQAPLSTHQQPHFFGHQQLGSEAPASPLAGDPASIGMPLTPGKPTAAAYCRMQSLSALPSLVAHGHCPDEVDYKTNPHIKPPYSYATLICMAMQASKKTKITLSCIYKWITDNFCYFRHADPTWQNSIRHNLSLNKCFIKVPRQKDEPGKGGFWKIDPQYAERLLNGAYKKRRMPPVQINPALQNRLRANPQPLPRGLCNSTGSQSGLCVNPEAQQLLREFEEATGADQNWDPCLAEGTMLGAWPIRKGGPGHKRKHPLGSRTAMVKVPRHSSSPLLSLEEYRELGSLKGNFDWDALLDSALSGELSLDGGGPLSPIPQEEDLMVRGTHICPLEAPAGTAGSSHVLAETQRSSGADFEETFLATAFLQSPWPEEEEQGSTNFLCSSTVNLEQLFDLGDSLGGDLSSKIEYLL